A single genomic interval of Bradyrhizobium sp. sBnM-33 harbors:
- a CDS encoding hemolysin family protein, with product MSSTAFNLLLATLLLAANAFYVAAEFALVKSRGFRIRAMVEQNRFGAHLLQSMMGNIEAYLACCQLGITMASLGLGWVGEPTVSALLEPLLIPLGMSEATLHFVSFLAGFLVFSSLHIVVGEQVPKTLAIREPMPVSQWIAYPLYLSFLVFYPLNWLLNSASRAILRLLGVQESSQHEILTDSEIEGLVEESAEHGGIESGEAEYLQNVFRFGDLAVSDVMVHRTAMVMINADLPPDELVGEVLATEYTRIPLWRDKPENIIGVLHAKDLLRAIRASDGDTSHINVSAIMRPPWFVPEMRPLSEQLKAFRRRKTHFALVVDEYGEVEGMVTLEDVLEEIVGDISDEHDVVVAGVRVQADGSVVVDGSVPIRDLNRAMNWHLPDEEATTVAGLVIHEARSIPERGQNFTFHGCRFRVLRRERNRITALKITPLPRETDAEYPKPKRAGTAF from the coding sequence GGTCGAACAGAATCGTTTTGGCGCTCACCTCCTGCAAAGCATGATGGGCAACATCGAGGCCTATCTCGCGTGTTGCCAACTCGGCATCACCATGGCCTCGCTCGGCCTCGGCTGGGTTGGCGAGCCCACGGTTTCGGCTCTGCTGGAGCCGCTGCTCATTCCGCTCGGAATGTCGGAAGCCACCTTGCACTTCGTGTCGTTCCTGGCCGGGTTCCTGGTGTTCTCCTCGCTGCATATCGTCGTCGGCGAGCAGGTGCCGAAGACGCTGGCGATCAGGGAGCCGATGCCGGTATCGCAATGGATCGCCTATCCGCTCTATCTGTCCTTTCTGGTTTTCTATCCGCTCAATTGGCTGCTCAACAGCGCGTCACGTGCGATCTTGCGCCTGCTCGGTGTGCAGGAATCCTCGCAACATGAAATCCTCACGGACTCCGAGATCGAAGGGCTGGTAGAAGAATCGGCCGAGCACGGCGGGATCGAAAGCGGGGAGGCCGAATACCTTCAAAATGTCTTCCGCTTTGGCGACCTCGCCGTGTCAGATGTCATGGTCCACCGCACTGCGATGGTGATGATCAATGCCGACCTGCCGCCGGACGAACTGGTGGGCGAGGTGCTGGCCACAGAATACACCCGGATCCCGTTGTGGCGCGACAAGCCGGAGAACATCATCGGCGTGCTGCACGCCAAGGATCTCTTGCGCGCGATCCGTGCTTCCGACGGCGATACCTCGCACATCAACGTTTCGGCCATCATGCGCCCGCCCTGGTTCGTGCCGGAGATGCGGCCGCTATCGGAGCAGTTGAAGGCGTTCCGCCGCCGCAAAACCCACTTCGCGCTCGTCGTAGACGAATATGGCGAGGTCGAAGGCATGGTGACGCTGGAGGACGTTCTGGAAGAGATCGTCGGTGATATTTCCGACGAGCATGACGTCGTGGTCGCCGGCGTCCGCGTCCAGGCCGACGGCTCCGTCGTGGTGGATGGCTCCGTGCCGATCCGCGATCTCAACCGCGCTATGAACTGGCATCTGCCCGACGAGGAGGCAACCACGGTCGCCGGTCTCGTGATTCACGAGGCGCGCTCGATTCCCGAACGTGGCCAGAATTTTACCTTCCACGGCTGCCGTTTCCGCGTGCTGCGCCGCGAGCGCAACCGCATTACGGCGCTGAAGATCACGCCGCTGCCGCGCGAAACCGACGCCGAGTATCCGAAGCCGAAGCGGGCAGGGACGGCGTTCTGA